A portion of the Podospora pseudoanserina strain CBS 124.78 chromosome 2, whole genome shotgun sequence genome contains these proteins:
- the HIS3 gene encoding imidazoleglycerol-phosphate dehydratase (COG:E; BUSCO:EOG09264TJN; EggNog:ENOG503NV4T), with translation MATAEHPPRWAAFARDTNETKIQLSLNLDGGRFHPDTDARLFKGQDHASQTSKSQTISINTGIGFLDHMLHALSKHAGWSLALNCKGDLHIDDHHTAEDVCIALGYAFAQALGTPVGIKRFGFAYCPLDEALSRAVVDISNRPHSVIDLGLKREKIGDLSTEMIPHCMQSFAQAARITLHVDVIRGDNDHHRAESAFKALAVAIREAISRVAGKEGEVPSTKGTLSV, from the exons ATGGCTACTGCTGAACACCCTCCCCGCTGGGCCGCTTTTGCGCGCGACACCAACGAGACCAAGATCCAGCTTTCGCTGAATCTCGACGGCGGGCGCTTCCACCCAGACACCGACGCCCGTCTCTTCAAGGGCCAGGACCACGCCAGCCAGACGAGCAAGTCGCAGaccatcagcatcaacaccgGCATTGGTTTCTTGGACCACATGCTTCACGCCCTGTCCAAGCATGCGGGCTGGAGTCTGGCGCTGAACTGCAAGGGTGATTTGCACA TCGATGACCACCACACGGCCGAAGACGTCTGCATCGCCCTCGGATATGCCTTTGCCCAAGCCCTCGGCACCCCCGTCGGCATCAAGCGCTTCGGCTTCGCCTACTGCCCCCTCGACGAGGCCCTCAGCAGAGCCGTGGTCGACATCTCCAACAGACCGCACAGCGTTATCGACTTGGGACTCAAGCGCGAGAAGATTGGGGATCTAAGCACCGAGATGATCCCTCACTGCATGCAAAGCTTCGCGCAGGCGGCGCGCATCACGCTGCATGTGGATGTGATTAGGGGGGATAATGACCACCACAGGGCCGAGAGCGCGTTCAAggcgctggcggtggcgaTTAGGGAGGCTATTTCGAGGGTtgctgggaaggagggggaggtgccTAGTACTAAGGGGACGTTGAGTGTTTAA
- a CDS encoding hypothetical protein (EggNog:ENOG503Q008) — protein sequence MRHSKAFLPLSLASLGAAEIVGQWTAWSLARTCTPEGSSCTYHLVLVPGPESDFITCDWTVDSTSNFKPAYQTNFAEAKCGDNLSLNGGWSSMGFITIVPTDKAANVYAFFGFTDAELADGQVASSRQRPAYRVGTFGEKEHPDLGLGMSKKMVRRLSRGFVQQHGGSLSSSKPTKEKRRDITMSDQLRKHISVMYASSQQQKSSSEIDTCSQNCQPSGDDYDALACVETCRQQLHGPKINNGQERHRLGTRNDNPETWQIHSLTRLTNHLLNQTLFTFSLYSSTTLQLAKCSISIPSVEPTHSWYGQRCDKDGKFSVGWGYKADTDSAVMTVCERGRGMAWFGWDGVAERDLDLVEVRFGDSRGEVVHETVCT from the exons atGCGTCACAGCAAagctttccttcccctctctctaGCCTCCCTAGGAGCAGCAGAGATAGTCGGCCAGTGGACAGCCTGGTCCCTCGCACGCACCTGTACCCCTGAAGGCAGCTCCTGCACCtaccacctcgtcctcgtcccagGTCCAGAATCCGATTTCATCACCTGCGACTGGACCGTCGACTCTACCAGTAACTTCAAACCCGCGTACCAAACCAACTTTGCCGAAGCAAAATGCGGAGACAACCTTTCCCTAAACGGGGGCTGGAGCAGCATGGggttcatcaccatcgtgCCCACCGACAAAGCAGCCAACGTCTACGCCTTCTTCGGCTTCACCGACGCCGAGCTCGCAGACGGGCAGGTTGCGTCATCAAGACAAAGACCTGCCTACCGAGTCGGCACTTTTGGCGAGAAGGAGCACCCTGACCTGGGGCTGGGTATGTCGAAAAAGATGGTGAGGAGACTAAGCCGTGGTTTTGTCCAGCAGCACGGCGGCTCCCTGTCATCATCCAAACcgacaaaggaaaagaggcGGGATATAACCATGAGTGATCAACTGCGAAAGCACATCTCGGTGATGTATGCctccagccagcagcaaaaaTCCTCTTCCGAGATCGACACCTGCAGCCAAAACTGCCAGCCTAGCGGGGATGACTACGACGCCCTTGCGTGTGTCGAGACTTGTCGTCAGCAGCTTCACGGGCCAAAGATCAACAACGGCCAGGAGAGGCACCGCCTCGGCACCCGTAACGACAACCCAGAAACGTGGCAAatccactccctcacccgcc taaccaaccacctcctcaaccaaacCCTGTTCACCTTCTCCCTTtactccagcaccaccctccagctAGCAAAGTGCAGCATCTCAATCCCGTCCGTAGAGCCAACCCACAGCTGGTACGGACAGCGCTGTGACAAGGATGGGAAGTTCAGTGTTGGGTGGGGGTATAAAGCAGATACAGACTCGGCCGTGATGACGGTTTGCGagaggggacgggggatgGCTTGGTTcgggtgggatggtgttgctgagaGGGACCTAGACCTGGTGGAGGTCAGGTTTGGGGATTcgagaggggaggtggtgcatGAGACGGTTTGTACTtga
- a CDS encoding hypothetical protein (EggNog:ENOG503P22D; COG:S): MSDAMDAYWQLQPLARTLATAIFVTSIGGHLGLIPTGWLFFHSSLAIFHMPPQIWRFLTTFLLSGPQLGIILDPYFVYQYLSQIESGNPKFQRKEDVLWYLITVSGFILLFTQCFLGFQPFLISALIIALCYTASQDSRGMKANFFFFTVPAQLVPYCMLGMSVIMNPAALPQQICGILAAHLHDFLVRTWPEFGGGRNWLATPAFVSRLVTTPRILQREYGTGFRPRTQTSGSSTGASAGSGPLPDSWKTRGTGHRLG, from the exons atgtcAGACGCGATGGATGCCTACTGGCAGTTACAGCCATTAGCGCGAACACTCGCGACCGCCATCTTCGTCACGTCGATTGGAGGGCACCTGGGATTGATCCCAACGGGCTGGTTGTTCTTCCACTCCTCGCTGGCCATCTTCCATATGCCACCTCAGATTTGGCggttcctcaccacctttcTGTTGAGTGGTCCCCAGCTGGGCATCATCTTGGATCCTTACTTCGTCTACCAGTATCTCAGCCAGATCGAGTCCGGGAACCCCAAATTCCAACGGAAGGAGGATGTTCTCTGGTACCTCATAACGGTCAGCGGCTTCATCTTG CTGTTCACCCAGTGTTTCCTGGGCTTCCAGCCTTTTCTCATCAGCGCCTTGATTATTGCTCTATGCTACACGGCCTCGCAAGATTCGCGCGGCATGAAGGCcaactttttctttttcaccgTGCCAGCCCAGCTTGTTCCGTATTGCATGCTCGGCATGTCCGTCATCATGAACCCTGCCGCTCTGCCCCAACAGATTTGTGGTATCTTGGCCGCCCATCTTCACGACTTCTTAGTACGCACCTGGCCCGAGTTTGGAGGCGGTAGAAATTGGTTGGCCACTCCAGCATTCGTGTCTCGACTCGTCACCACGCCGAGAATTCTCCAACGCGAGTACGGCACCGGATTTCGCCCACGGACCCAGACGTCGGGCAGTTCTACGGGGGCCTCCGCCGGCTCCGGGCCACTTCCCGACTCCTGGAAGACAAGGGGAACTGGCCATCGGCTGGGTTAA
- the LOC1 gene encoding 60S ribosomal subunit assembly/export protein (EggNog:ENOG503P1SC; COG:A): protein MAPTRTIKNKHAAGSKPSSSSSSGPKRSSSSGVKKPSGGKGAPKGKIPPKEQKSKPNFGQDRKKKPRVYTEKELGIPELNMITPVGVTKPKGKKKGKVFVDDRESMSTILAIVQAEKEGQIESKLIKARQMEEIREARKAEAEKKEQERKAKLDETKELMRKKRKRGDGEKMKKEDEEGDKIVKEAVLRGTKAGRTKKKSVSFAAE from the exons ATGGCACCAACCAGAAcaataaaaaacaaacacGCCGCCGGctccaaaccctcctcctcctcctcctccggcccaAAACGATCCTCTTCATCCGGCGTGAAGAAACCCTCAGGCGGCAAGGGTGCTCCCAAAGGCAAAATCCCCCCCAAAGAACAAAAGTCCAAACCCAACTTCGGCCAAGACCGCAAAAAGAAACCCCGCGTCTACACCGAAAAAGAGCTAGGGATCCCAGAGCTGAATATGATCACCCCCGTTGGGGTGACCAAGCCcaaagggaagaagaaggggaaggttTTTGTTGATGATAGG GAATCAATGTCCACAATCCTAGCCATAGTCCAAGCCGAGAAAGAAGGCCAGATCGAGTCCAAGTTAATCAAGGCCCGCCAAATGGAGGAGATTCGCGAGGCGCGCAAAGcagaggcggagaagaaggagcaggagaggaaggctAAGCTGGATGAGACGAAGGagttgatgaggaagaagaggaagaggggtgatggggagaagatgaaaaaggaggatgaggagggggataagaTTGTCAAGGAGGCTGTTTTGAGGGGTACcaaggcggggaggacgaagaagaagagtgttTCTTTTGCGGCCGAGTAG
- the RFC4 gene encoding replication factor C subunit 4 (EggNog:ENOG503NUUJ; COG:L), which translates to MPAATTKKPEANGESSTAAYKAQTANPSGNPTYELPWVEKYRPVFLDDVVGNTETIERLKIIARDGNMPHVIISGMPGIGKTTSVLCLARQLLGDAYKEAVLELNASDERGIDVVRQRIKGFAQKKVTLPQGRHKLVILDEADSMTSGAQQALRRTMEIYSNTTRFAFACNQSNKIIEPLQSRCAILRYAKLTDEQVVKRLLQIIDAEGVKFSEDGLAALVFSAEGDMRQAINNLQSTWAGFGFVSGDNVFKVVDSPHPIKVQAMLKACYEGNVDSALDTLRELWDLGYSSHDIISTMFRVTKTIETLSEHSKLEFIKEIGFTHMKVLEGVQTLLQLSGCVVRLCRLNMDPKRFESR; encoded by the exons ATGCCAGCCGCAACGACAAAAAAGCCGGAAGCCAACGGCGAGTCCTCCACCGCAGCCTACAAAGCCCAGACAGCCAACCCCAGTGGCAACCCCACCTACGAGCTCCCATG GGTCGAAAAATACCGCCCCGTTTTCCTCGACGACGTAGTAGGCAACACCGAAACCATCGAGCGCCTCAAGATCATCGCCCGCGACGGCAACATGCCCCACGTAATCATCTCTGGCATGCCCGGCATTGGCAAGACCACCTCCGTTTTGTGTCTAGCCCGCCAACTCCTCGGGGACGCCTACAAAGAAGCCGTGCTTGAACTCAACGCCTCTGACGAGAGAGGTATTGATGTTGTGAGGCAGCGTATCAAGGGGTTTGCGCAGAAGAAGGTGACCCTCCCGCAAGGGAGACATAAACTTGTCATCTTGGACGAAGCGGATAGCATGACGAGCGGCGCCCAGCAGGCGTTGAGACGGACGATGGAGATTTACAGCAATACGACGAGGTTCGCCTTCGCCTGCAATCAAAGCAACAAAATCATCGAACCCCTCCAGTCGCGCTGCGCCATTCTCCGCTATGCGAAGTTAACAGACGAGCAAGTCGTCAAACGCCTCTTGCAAATCATCGATGCGGAGGGTGTCAAGTTCAGCGAGGATGGCCTTGCGGCGTTGGTATTTAGTGCGGAAGGGGATATGCGCCAGGCGATCAACAACCTGCAGTCGACGTGGGCTGGGTTCGGGTTTGTCTCGGGGGACAATGTCTTCAAGGTTGTCGACAGTCCTCACCCGATCAAAGTGCAGGCAATGCTCAAGGCTTGTTATGAGGGGAATGTGGACTCGGCGCTTGACACGTTGAGGGAGCTGTGGGATTTGGGGTACAGCAGTCATGATATTATCTCGACGATGTTTAGGGTGACCAAGACAATCGAGACGTTGAGCGAGCATAGCAAGTTAGAGTTTATCAAGGAGATTGGGTTTACGCATATgaaggttttggagggggtgcaGACGCTGCTGCAGTTGagtgggtgtgtggtgaggttgtgtaGGTTGAATATGGATCCGAAGAGGTTTGAGAGTAGGTAG
- the ECM42 gene encoding Arginine biosynthesis bifunctional protein ArgJ, mitochondrial (EggNog:ENOG503NVW6; MEROPS:MER0011829; COG:E; BUSCO:EOG09262528), whose product MVGFSRCALSQLRQPKAQLVRSFSHIPSRAYSAPSSSIPAAKKKYIPTSGTYPLGFQVSGTIVGVKPSNTTKPDLALLTSEVPCAAAAVFTKNKFQAAPVTFSRALLQKKGNKGIQGVVINSGCANAVTGKGGLEDAAKMAQAADKCLGQSDSTIVMSTGVIGQRLPIDKIINNVPKAHSALGGSHEHWLTMAKAICTTDTFPKLISRTFTLPSSPGVEYRIAGTTKGAGMIHPNMATLLGVIATDAPLSSSALPSVLKHAVDRSFNSITIDGDTSTNDTVALLANGMAGGKEVVEGTPDYEAFREVLTKFSTELAQLIVRDGEGATKFVTIKVVDSASEEAARKIASTIARSPLVKTALYGKDANWGRILCATGYSLISEPSEPINDVPEIVPEKTNVSFVPTDGTAELKLLVNGEPEQVDEARAAEILELEDLEILVRLGTGDKQATYWTCDYSHEYITINGDYRT is encoded by the exons ATGGTGGGCTTCAGTCGATGTGCGTTGAGCCAATTGAGGCAACCTAAAGCTCAATTGGTTCGGTCCTTTTCTCACATCCCATCCCGAGCTTATTCTGCCCCGTCCAGCTCCATCCccgcggccaagaagaagtacATCCCAACCTCAGGCACATACCCCCTCGGCTTCCAGGTGTCAGGCACCATCGTTGGAGTTAAGCCCAGCAACACAACAAAACCAGATCTCGCTCTCTTGACATCCGAAGTACCAtgtgctgccgccgccgtcttcaccaagaacaagTTTCAGGCCGCCCCCGTTACTTTCAGCCGTGCTCTGTTGCAAAAGAAGGGAAATAAGGGCATCCAGGGGGTGGTCATCAACTCGGGATGCGCCAATGCCGTCACTGGAAAGGGTGGTTTGGAGGATGCCGCCAAGATGGCTCAGGCGGCTGACAAGTGCCTCGGTCAGAGTGATAGCACCATTGTCATGAGCACTGGTGTCATCGGACAGAGGCTGCCCAtcgacaagatcatcaacaacGTGCCAAAGGCCCACAGTGCTTTGGGCGGGTCCCACGAGCACTGGCTCACCATGGCCAAGGCCATCTGCACCACTGATACCTTCCCCAAGCTCATCTCCCGCACTTTTActttgccctcctcgccaggCGTGGAGTATAGGATAGCGGGTACCACCAAGGGAGCGGGCATGATTCACCCCAACATGGCCACCCTTTTGGGTGTTATTGCCACGGATGCCCCTCTCTCGTCGTCGGCTCTTCCATCGGTTCTCAAGCACGCCGTCGACCGTTCCTtcaacagcatcaccatTGACGGTGACACGTCGACCAACGACACTGTTGCGTTGTTGGCCAACGGTATGGCTGGAGGaaaggaggttgtggagggcaCACCTGATTATGAGGCCTTCCGTGAGGTTCTCACCAAGTTCTCTACAGAGTTGGCGCAGTTGATTGTGcgtgatggtgagggtgctACCAAGTTTGTGACAatcaaggtggtggattcCGCTAGCGAGGAGGCTGCTCGGAAGATTGCGAGCACCATTGCGAGATCGCCACTTGTCAAGACTGCCTTGTATGGCAAGGACGCAAACTG GGGCCGCATTCTGTGCGCCACCGGCTACTCCCTGATTTCCGAGCCTAGCGAGCCCATCAACGATGTTCCTGAGATCGTCCCTGAGAAGACCAATGTCTCGTTCGTGCCCACGGATGGCACTGCTGAGCTCAAGCTGTTGGTGAACGGAGAGCCTGAgcaggttgatgag GCGAGAGCTGCTGAGATTTTGGAGCTCGAGGATCTTGAGATTTTGGTCAGGCTCGGAACTGGCGACAAGCAAGCCACTTACTGGACCTGCGACTACAGTCATGAGTACAT TACCATCAACGGTGACTACCGCACATAA